The DNA region TCTGAACCGCGGGGCTGATCTGCGTACCGTGCAGGAGCTTTTGGGGCACGCCAATCTGGCCACCACGCAGATATACACCCATTTAACTACAGACAGGCTTAAGAGCGTTTACGATAAAGCGCACCCTAGGGCGTAAGGCATTTAAGTTCAACATCGGCAGAGGTAAAGGCATAGAAAGATCCTTGCCTGTGCCTATGTAAGGAGAATAGGAACCCTATGTTCATTATTTACGACCTGATATTCTGTTTGTTCGCTCTGATATACCTGCCGATGTTCCTGCTCAAAAAGAAAATGCATCCGGGGTTTGCTATGCGTTTGGGGATATTGCCGCCGGATTTTCATCCGAAGGCCCCTGTCTGGCTGCACGCGGTTAGCGTGGGCGAGGCGGTATCGATGAAGCAATTAGCGGACAGCCTGCGGATGGATTTTCCGGGTAAGGATTTTGTCGTTTCCACGGTCACGGCTACCGGCAACAAGATAGCCCGTGAGATAGCCTCCGGGCCTAACGACAAAGCGGTGTATCTTCCTCTTGACTTCAGCCTTATTGTAAAACGGGTGATCGACCGGGCTGACCCGGCTGTATTCGTGATCGCCGAGACCGAGATATGGCCTAATCTTATCCGTTATCTTTCCAAGAAAAATATCCCCGTTATCGTAGTTAACGGCCGCATATCCGATAGGTCATTTAAAGGATATAGGCGGATGAGATTTTTACTCAAGCCGCTTTTGAACAGGATCAGTGTGTTTTGCGTGCAGACCGAAACCGACAGGCAAAGGCTTATCTGCCTGGGGATGATGGGAGAACGGATAAAGGTCACCGGGAATATGAAGTTTGACCTTAGGATCAGGGATTACACGGAATTAAAAAAAGATTATACCGATTACCGCCTGGGATTGGGATTAGGGCCCAAAGACAAGCTGTGGGTCTGCGCGAGCACGCATCCGGGAGAAGAAGAGATATTGCTGGAGATCTATAAAAAGCTTTTAGAGAAAAATCCTTCGCTGAAATTCCTGATCGCGCCGCGGCATCCTGAAAGGGCGCGGGAGGTTGAACAACTCGCCGTAGCCAATGGTTTTAAGCCGGTCAAGGTATCTTGTTTATCGGCAAAGGCAAACGCGGGATCGGCTGTTCCGGCGGCCGTCCGGGCCGAACGGGGGGTGTTTATTCTGGATACTATCGGGCAGTTGATGTATTTCTACGCTATCGCGGATGTGGTATTCGTCGGCGGCAGCCTGGTGAATAAAGGCGGGCATAATATCCTTGAGCCTGCTTCTTTGGGGAAGCCGATAGTGTTCGGCTGTCATATGTTCAATTTCCGGGATATAACCAAGTCGTTCCTGGATGCCGGCGCGGGGATAATGGTATCCGACAAAAAGCAGTTGATGGAACGGGTCAGCGACCTTTTATCCAATGATCATCTAAGAAGCGAATTGGGGGCCAGGGCAAAGAAATTCATCCTGGGGAATCAGGGCGCGACCATGCGTAATAAGGATCTGATCAAACAGGCGCTTGAAAGATCGGGAAAGGCATAGAATATGCTGGAGATCTGTTTCCGGAAGGTGAACAACGCGGCAGTGCTGGATCTTTCCGGCACCCTGGATATTGATTCATCCAATTTGGTGGAAAAAGTCGCCTGGTGCCTGGAAAGCGGATACCAGGATATCCTTTGCACTTTGGACGGGATCGATGTGATGGATTATGCCGGGCTTTCGGCATTAGCCCTGGCTTTTAAGAATACGGTCAACCATCAGGCGGTGATGCGGTTGTGTAATGTCCCGGTGCATATAAGAAAAACGATCGAGTTGGTTTATCTGGACAAGGTTCTTGAGATATTCCCCGATGAGAATTCCGCGCTGGCGAGCTTTGTCCAGGACCGGGAAATGTCCCAGATACAAAATGCTAAACTGCGCAGGAGGTTCAAGAGGCTGCCCCTGGATATAGAAATGGGGTTGAGGTCCAAGCAGGATAAGGAATTCCACACGGTAAAACTGTTGAATATAAGCGCGATAGGGATGCTGGTCTTCAGCGATAAGGTTTATCCTTTGGGGGATATCCTGGATGTCAGGCTGTCCCTTAAGCCGATAGTATATGATCTGGAGCTGCGCGCTAAAGTGGTTTGGCTGGTGGAAAAAAAGATCCAGCCGCAGATATATCCGGGGCTGGGGCTGGAATTCTGCAACCTTGATCCGAAGATCCAGGAAAAGATACTGGAGTTCGTGGAGAGGAATCTTCCTTTGGATAGCGAAGTTTAATCCACAATAATAATGAAAAGGGCTAACCGCGATTTTCGGGCAGTGATCTTTGATATGGATGGGGTTATCGTGGATTCTATGCCGTATCATTTTATCTCCTGGTATGAGGCGCTTCTGCCGTTAGGCATACGGGTGAGTTGCTTTGATGTTTATTCCCGGGAAGGAGAGCGTTGGGAGAAGAGCCTGAAAGAGCTCCTGGCCGGCCGCGGGATCAGGCCTACTAAGAAGGTTATGCGGGGGATCTTTTACCGCCGGCAGAAGATATTCAAAAAATATTTCCGCAGGTTTATTTTTAAAGGGGTTAAAGAATTCCTGGCTTGTCTTAAAGCGCGGGGGTTTATGCTGGGATTGGTTACCGGTACCCCGGAAAAAGAGATCCGGAAGATCCTCGCGCCTGCGCTTTTAGGATTATTCGATGTTGTGGTAGCCGGAGATCAGGTTAAACACGGCAAGCCCCATCCTGAACCGTACCTTCGGGCTTGCCGGGCCTTGAAATTGAGCCCGGCTGATTGCGCGGTTGTTGAAAATGCGCCGTTAGGGGTTCGATCAGCTAAAAACGCGGGTATGTTTTGCATAGCCTTGACTACCAGCCTGCCTATCCAATACCTTAAAGCTGCTGACGTGATCGCCGGGGAATTGGAGGAGATCCCCGGTATAATTTCCCGGGCGTGCCGTGTGAAGAATAAAAGGAGGGCAAAATGACTTTGTATGAACGGATAATCTTATCCGGCAAGATTGCCGCGTCCTTTCTGGTTCTGACCGCTTTCCTGGGATTGACCGGCTTGAACTTTAAAGTGCATGAATTCGTCGGGGTCAGTACTGTTGTTTTCGTGATTATACATTTTTCATTGATCGTGTATAAAAATAATAAATTAAAACGCCGGTAGTTGATTCAGACTTGAACAGCGAATGTTTTGGTAGTAAAATAACGAATAAAGCATTTAATTGCAAATTGATATATATCAATTTGTTAGGTACAATGTCTGCATAAAAATAGGAGGGAAGAATGGGGAACTGGGGATATTTTCTTTTAGTATTGGGAGTCTTTGTTTTTTTGAGCGGGATCAGGATAGTCAGGCCTACGCATAGAGGCCTGGTGGAAAGAATGGGTAAATATTGTTATTTTGCCCATCCGGGTTTTACCTGGATCATCCCGGTGATAGATACTATGTATCAGGTTAATGTCACGGAAGTAATGGTTGACGCCGAGCCGCAGGAGATCATCACCAACGATAATTTGAACGCCCGGGTGGACGCCCAGGTGTATTTCAAGGTCAAGCCGGATGAAGAGAGCGTAAAAAGTTCCCAGTATAACGTAAATAACTACCAGTATCAGATCGTCAATCTCGCCCGGACCACTCTGAGGAATATAATCGGGACCCTGACTTTGAAATCGGCTAACAGCGAAAGGGGAAAGATAAACGAAGAGTTGCAGAAGACTATGAAGAAAGAAACCGCCAATTGGGGCATCGAGATAGTCAGGACAGAGCTTAAAGAGATCGATCCGCCCAAGGATGTCCAGGAGACGATGAACAAGGTCGTTAAAGCGGAGAACGAGAAGATCTCGGCGATAGATTTCGCCACGGCTACCGAGACCATGGCCGACGGGCAAAGGCGTTCGGAGATAAAAAAGGCCGAAGGCATAAGGCAGGCCAAGATACTGGAAGCCGAAGGCGAGGCCCAGGCAATAAAGCTGGTCAATGAGGCGGCAAACCAGTATTTTGTAGGCAACGCCCAGTTGTTACGGCGCCTTGAGACAGTAGAGAAATCCTTGGCGAATAACGCTAAAATAGTCATCCCTGCTAAGACCGAATTGATCAATGTGATCGGAGAAATGGCCGGGGTGGTCCCTCTGCCCAGGAAAGATTAATATGAGCGGGATCGATCTGTTCAAGAAAAGGCGCAGTGCAAGGGCCTTCCAGGAAAAACCAATTGCAAAAAGCGTATTGGAGGATATAGTAGATGCGGCGAGGCTTGCGCCTACTGCCAGAAATGTGCAGCCCTGGGAATTTGTGGTAGTTACCGGCAAGGCCATTTTGAAGGATATCGCCGCGATAACCGACCACGGCAAGTTCATTGCCAATGCCGGGGCTTGTATTTTGGTGTTTTGCGCCGATACCAAGTATTATCTAGAAGACGGATGCGCAGCTACCGAGAATATACTTTTGGCTGCAGCCGCTTTGGGGTTAGGCGCATGCTGGGTGGCGGCGGATAAAAAGGCTTATTGCGACCGGATAAATTCCTTGTTTTCTGCGCCGGGCTCTTTTAAACTGGTGAGTATGGTTGCGATCGGTTATCTTCTTCCCGGCGAAGAGAACAACCCCGTCCAGAAAAGGGGTCTGGAAGAGGTTATCCACTGGGAAAAATTCTAGGAGGCCTGGAATGTATAAAGTAGAGGTGAAGAATTCCGGAGATTACCTGTTTAAAGTTCAGGCCAGGGGCAATGAGTTTGTTATTGATCCTATGGGCAGCGGTGTTTCCCCTGCAGACGCGCTTTTGGCAAGCCTGGGCAGCTGCATGGGGTTTTTCTGCCGCCGGTATATTGAGAGCGCGAACTTAGGGATAAATGATCTTTCGATAACCCTGGAAGGGGAATTCACCAGGGACGCGCCGATCTGCCTAAAAGAGATCCGGGTTTTGCTGGATCTTAAAGGCAGCCAGGTGGAAGAAAGGCGTAAAGCCGCGCTTTTGGAATTCATAAAGAACTGTCCGATCGGGAATACCTTAAAGGGGAATCCCGAAATAACCGTTACTATAAACTAAGGCATTGCGGGGGAATAAGATCAAGATAATATTTAAGTTAAATGGGTTGGATTTTCAGGCGGAATTGGGGAATATCCCGTTTGTGCAGGAGCTAATAAAGAAACTGCCGTTGTCCTGCGCGGTTTTTATGGTCGATCCAGGGATTTATTGCGAGCTTGGCCCAACGGGATCCTGCGGAAACGCGACAACCGGGGTGAATACCGGGGATCTGGCATTTTGTCCGGCCAGCGGACGTCTCTACGCTTTTTTAATGCCCGAAGCCGGCAATGTTTTGAACAATATCGTGGTGGAAAGCCCGGTGGTCATTGTCGGAAAAACCCTGGCCTCTATGGCCATATGCCGCAGGATAAAGCCCGGGGATAAAGCCGATATCTCTGTTTTGGAGGAGGCTAAGCATTTGGATAAGCCCGATCCTGCTTCCGACAGCCGGAAATTGAGCCAAGTGGAAATAGACGACCTGGTAAAAAGGCTGCTGGAAGAGAAAAATAAAAAAAGCGGTTAAACGCGGATATCCGGGCTATTTCTTTGCCTTGACATACCTTTGATTGTGTGATATGTATAACAAATGAAGCATTTCCACAGTAAATTGCAGGGTAGTTACACCCAACCTAATTGGACAGGTTGGTGTTAAGTCTCTACTTAAGGAGGTGCGGTATGGGCAATTGGCAGTTGGTTTTTGTGGAGCCGGTCAAGACCATTGTCGGGCAACTAAAGCAATTCTTGGGAAATATTTTTATGGTTTTGGGGATACTCATCGTAGGCTGGATTATCTCGCTGGTTATTAAAAAACTGTTGGTGAAGCTTTTGCGGTCATTAAGGCTCGATGTTTTATCTGAGCGCATAGAATTAAAAAGCCTGTTGGCCAAGGGCGGGATAAACTACGGCTTTTCCGAGCTTGTCGGAGTGATATTTTACTGGCTCGGGCTCTTAGTTACTTTTGTGATCGCGGTGAATTCCATAGGCCTGACCATTGCTACCGATCTTTTGAACCGGCTGGTCCTTTACATCCCGAATATCATCGCAGCGATATTCATCCTGGTCCTGGGGATGTTCCTGGCCACCTTGTTCAAGAATATCATCCTGACAGCCGCCTCTAACGCCGGGTTGTCCCATTCGAGGCTTTTAGCCAAGGCCGTTGAGGTCGTAATCG from Candidatus Omnitrophota bacterium includes:
- a CDS encoding 3-deoxy-D-manno-octulosonic acid transferase, with amino-acid sequence MFIIYDLIFCLFALIYLPMFLLKKKMHPGFAMRLGILPPDFHPKAPVWLHAVSVGEAVSMKQLADSLRMDFPGKDFVVSTVTATGNKIAREIASGPNDKAVYLPLDFSLIVKRVIDRADPAVFVIAETEIWPNLIRYLSKKNIPVIVVNGRISDRSFKGYRRMRFLLKPLLNRISVFCVQTETDRQRLICLGMMGERIKVTGNMKFDLRIRDYTELKKDYTDYRLGLGLGPKDKLWVCASTHPGEEEILLEIYKKLLEKNPSLKFLIAPRHPERAREVEQLAVANGFKPVKVSCLSAKANAGSAVPAAVRAERGVFILDTIGQLMYFYAIADVVFVGGSLVNKGGHNILEPASLGKPIVFGCHMFNFRDITKSFLDAGAGIMVSDKKQLMERVSDLLSNDHLRSELGARAKKFILGNQGATMRNKDLIKQALERSGKA
- a CDS encoding PilZ domain-containing protein, which translates into the protein MLEICFRKVNNAAVLDLSGTLDIDSSNLVEKVAWCLESGYQDILCTLDGIDVMDYAGLSALALAFKNTVNHQAVMRLCNVPVHIRKTIELVYLDKVLEIFPDENSALASFVQDREMSQIQNAKLRRRFKRLPLDIEMGLRSKQDKEFHTVKLLNISAIGMLVFSDKVYPLGDILDVRLSLKPIVYDLELRAKVVWLVEKKIQPQIYPGLGLEFCNLDPKIQEKILEFVERNLPLDSEV
- a CDS encoding HAD family phosphatase translates to MKRANRDFRAVIFDMDGVIVDSMPYHFISWYEALLPLGIRVSCFDVYSREGERWEKSLKELLAGRGIRPTKKVMRGIFYRRQKIFKKYFRRFIFKGVKEFLACLKARGFMLGLVTGTPEKEIRKILAPALLGLFDVVVAGDQVKHGKPHPEPYLRACRALKLSPADCAVVENAPLGVRSAKNAGMFCIALTTSLPIQYLKAADVIAGELEEIPGIISRACRVKNKRRAK
- a CDS encoding SPFH/Band 7/PHB domain protein, which produces MGNWGYFLLVLGVFVFLSGIRIVRPTHRGLVERMGKYCYFAHPGFTWIIPVIDTMYQVNVTEVMVDAEPQEIITNDNLNARVDAQVYFKVKPDEESVKSSQYNVNNYQYQIVNLARTTLRNIIGTLTLKSANSERGKINEELQKTMKKETANWGIEIVRTELKEIDPPKDVQETMNKVVKAENEKISAIDFATATETMADGQRRSEIKKAEGIRQAKILEAEGEAQAIKLVNEAANQYFVGNAQLLRRLETVEKSLANNAKIVIPAKTELINVIGEMAGVVPLPRKD
- a CDS encoding nitroreductase family protein, which gives rise to MSGIDLFKKRRSARAFQEKPIAKSVLEDIVDAARLAPTARNVQPWEFVVVTGKAILKDIAAITDHGKFIANAGACILVFCADTKYYLEDGCAATENILLAAAALGLGACWVAADKKAYCDRINSLFSAPGSFKLVSMVAIGYLLPGEENNPVQKRGLEEVIHWEKF
- a CDS encoding OsmC family protein, with product MYKVEVKNSGDYLFKVQARGNEFVIDPMGSGVSPADALLASLGSCMGFFCRRYIESANLGINDLSITLEGEFTRDAPICLKEIRVLLDLKGSQVEERRKAALLEFIKNCPIGNTLKGNPEITVTIN